The Meiothermus sp. genome segment TCCCGATTCAGTCCAGGGACGCCTCCAGCCTAACGGTAGCTGCACCTGCCAGCGCCAACCTGGCCCCTCCTACTTACTATATGGTATTCATCATCAACCAAAGTGGCGTGCCTTCGGTGGCGCGAATCGTGCGGGTCGAACCATAAGCAGGGCTCAGGTCTGGTAGCGCCCCAGGCCCCTGAAGCGCCGGTAACGGTCTTCGAAAAGTTCTTCGGGGCCCAGCCTCGAGAGCTCTTCCAGGGTGGCCACCAGGGCTTGCTGGATACTCGCCAGGGTGGCGGCAGGGTTGCGGTGGGCGCCTCCGCCTGGTTCGGGGATGATTCGGTCTACGATACCCAGGCTCAGCAGGTCGGGAGCTGTGAGCTTGAGGGCTTCGGCAGCTTTGGCGGCTTCCTTGGCGTCGCGCCAAAGGATGGCCGCGCAGGATTCAGGCGAGATTACGGAGTACCAGGCATTTTCCAGGATGAGCACCCGGTTGCCCACTCCAATGGCCAGTGCCCCACCCGAGCCGCCCTCGCCAAGAATGACGGCAATGGCCGGTACCCGCAGCCGAGCCATGCGCTGGATGCTCTGGGCAATTACCCAGGCCTGGCCACGTTCTTCAGCAGAAATGCCCGGATAGGCCCCAGGGGTATCAATAAAGGCGATGAAGGGACGGCCAAAGCGGTCGGCCAGATCCATCAGGCGCATGGCCTTGCGGTAGCCCTCGGGGTGGGGCATGGCAAAGTTGCGCTTGATGTTTTCCTTGGTGTCGCGGCCCTTTTGGTGGCCCACCACTACCACCGAGGTACCCTCGAGCCGGGCCAGCCCCCCCACCACCGCGGCGTCCTCGCCAAAGGTGCGGTCGCCATAAAGCTCCACGAACTCGGTCATGGTGCCCTCGATCACATCGAGGGTGGTGGGGCGGCCCGGGGCGCGGGCCAGTTGCACCCGCTCCCAACGGGACAGGTTTTCAAAAGTATCCGATTTGAGCTGGGCCAGGCGCTCCCGCAGAACCTGCAACTCGCCCGAGAGGTCTACCCCGCTGCTGGCAGCGAAGCCCTCGAGCTCGGCAATTTTGGCCTCGAGCTCTTCAATGGGCTTCTCAAACTCAAGCGGCATGGACGCTCCCTTTAGGAGTGACGGGTATCGGCCACCCCGGCCCGAGCGCAAAAGCCCAACCCCCGAACCCCGACCCCTGGCCCCTACCCGGCATGGCTCACCGTCCTGGGGTGCAATAGTTTCAGAACCCGTGCCACGGTTTCCTTGAGCCGGCGGCGGTCTACCACCTGGTCAACCATGCCGTGCTTGAGCAGAAACTCGGCGCGCTGGAAGCCTTCGGGCAAGTCCTGGCGGATGGTCTGCTTGATGACCCGGGGCCCGGCAAAGCCGATCAGGGCGCCGGGCTCGGCCAAAATCACATCGGCAATAGCAGCAAAGCTGGCCGTTACCCCCCCGGTGGTGGGGTCGGTGAGGATCGAGACATAGGGCAGCTTGCGGGCCCAGAGCCGATCGAGGGCCAGGGTGGTCTTGGCCATCTGCATCAGGGAGAGGGCGGCTTCCTGCATCCGCGCCCCGCCCGAGACCGAGACAATTACCACCGCCCGGTTTTCCTGGGCGGCCAGCTCGATGCCGCGGGTAATCTCCTCGCCCACCACGCTGCCCATCGAACCGCCAGCAAAGGCATAGTCCATCACCAGCAGCACACTCTCCACACCGCCAATGGTGCACCGCCCACCCACAATGGCGTCGGGGCGCCCGGCTTCTTTTTGGTAGCGCTCGAGGCGCTTTGGATAGGGCTCGGTATCCACAAAGCCCAGGGGGTCGGTGGGTTTGAGGCCGGTGATCTGCTCGAAGCTGCCCGCATCGGCCAGCATCTCGATGCGCTTGTCGGCGGACAGCCGCAGGTGATGCTCGCACTTGGGGCAGACGTGCAGGTTAGTCTCGAGGTCTTTCTTGTAAATTTGCGCGTCGCACTTGGGGCACTTGACCCACAGCTCAGGGATGTCCCTGGCCTCCCCTTGTGCCCGGCGACGGCGGAAAAGCCGCTCTAAGGCCATAACGCCCTATCTTATACCCCAGAATGAGAATCGTACGAAACCCCCCTTGCTTGAACGAGGTTCAAACTTTTTACCGAAAAATCGCGCCGTGCAAAAACTACCGGCTAGAGGCAATACCTACGTAAGGCATGGGATCCACTGCTACCCCGTAGCGGTAGACTGTGTAGTGCAGGTGTGGCCCGGTGGAGCGCCCAGTGGAGCCCACTGCCCCAATCAAGCTGCTTTGCTCGACCTGCTGACCTTTTTCCACATACGTTGAGGAGAGATGACCATAAAGGGTGTGCAGGCCGTTGCCGTGGTCAATCAGCACCATCAGCCCGAAGATGGGGTTCCAGCCCATCTCGCTCACCCTACCGGCGGCCGTGGCATAAACCGGGGTGCCCTCGGGAGCAGCCAGATCGACCCCGTTGTGGAATTCGTAGGCCCCACCGCCAAAAGGGTTGGAACGGTAGCCGAAGGTGGAGGTAAGGCGGGTCTCGGCCAGCAAGGGCAGACCGCTGGGCGTAAATTGTGTCGGGTCGGGGGTGTGGGTTTGGGGCGCGCGGGCTAGGGCAGGGGGGGAGCGCCGAAGAATGCGCCCTGGGCGGGGGTCGGGGGGGAGGGGGTTGTTGAGGGCCAGGGCGGTGGCCTCGAGCTCCGCAGCAAACCCTTCTACCTGCGAGCGTAAGCTGAGCAGCAGCTCGCCCAGCTCAATGGGTTCGCCCGCGCCCCTAGGAGCATTTTCCGGCCTGGGTGGGGGCTGGTTGGGCTGGACGGGTTCAGGAACCAGGCGAACCCTGGGCAGGCCCGCCTTGACCCGCAAACGGTTGATCTCGGCCTCTAACACCTGGAGGCTTTGTTGTAACTGCACGGCTTCAGTGCTGTAAGCTTCGTTGCGGCTTTTTTCGGCCTCGAGTTCTAGAGTGAGCTTGCGGGACTGGGCCTCGAGCCGGGCTAGTTGTTCGCGCCCGCTCGAGCTACGCTCCCACAAAAAAAGTACCGCTGCAATCAGCAGTACCGGCAACAGGGCCACCCCCCAGAGCGGTACTGTAAGGGTAACGCTCGAGGCGAGGGGGTGGGGCTCTTTGGCCATAACCCTACCAGCCTACTGCGGAAGAGGGCGGGGCCAGGTGATTCCTGACCAAGTGAAGCTCAACCGCAGTCCAGCCACAATAAGTAATACCAGATTCGGTTAGTTCGGCGCCGGATGGCAGCGAACTAACAGGGCCGAAGTTATCCGCGTAGCGGAGGGCGATACCGCCCCTTGGAAGTTATCCGCGTAGCGGAGGGCGTAAGCCCCTTTGGAAGGGAGACGCTTTCTTCGCCGACCAACAGGGAGGGGTGTGCTCTAGGATTCAAAAAAAAGCCTCTGGGGGATCTTTGGTTTAGATGATTATCTTTTTGAATCCGGTATAAGGCCAGTAGAGGTCGACGCTCGGGGGGCCCCACGGATCTCAGCAACGCTCAGCTTTTGGCCCTCGACTTTCAGCTATTACCGGCTTTGGTGCTCTGGGGTAAAGCCCTGGGTTCACCGGTTTGGCTGCGGCCGACGAATACTGCGCCCGCCTCTACATCGAGCGACATGGCCCGCACGTCGCCCTCCACGCGTGCGCTTTTGGTGATGTGCAGTTTGCCACTGGCGATGACCTGGGCATTGATCTGACCATGCACGATGATGTTGTTGGCCTTGACCTGCTCGCCTTCGATGTGGGCGTTGCTGCCGACCTCGAGGTCGCCCTCGACAACTATCGAACCCTTGATCTTCCCGTCGATGCGGGCGCTGCCTCCCGCCTTCAGGTTGCCCTCAATCTCGCTGCCCTCGCTCACGTAGGTGAGCGCCGCCGGGTTGGTTTTACGTCCTCCGCCTAACACCGCCATAGTCTACACCCCTGCTTTCACTTTCATATGCGAACTTTTCACTTTCAAGCGAGCCCTTGCAGACCAACCCCCAGATCATACCCTGCGGAATCGGTCTATAGAGCGCGTACATCTCCGGGCGGACAAGCGAACCAAATTATCGCTCGAAAATTGTGCCCAGTAGATAGTTATCACAAAAGCCTTGACCTTTATCGTGCATGATGATCAGTCCAGATACGCGGTGGGATTCACTTCACCTCCGTTGCGGAAGATTGTGTAGTGCAGGTGCGGGCCGGTGGAACGACCGGTCGAGCCTACCAACCCCACCAGGTCGCCGCGCTCGAGGCTTTGTCCCACCTGTACCGAAATTGAGGACAGGTGGCCATACAGGGTGCGGTAGCCGTAGCCGTGATCCACCACCACGGCCAGACCAAAAGGCCCTTTCCAGCCAGCCTCAATCACCTCTCCGGCTCCCGTGACCCGCACGGCGGTGCCGTAGGCGGCAGGGAAATCTATGCCATTGTGAAACTCGAACCCCCAGCCGAAAGGGTTGCGACGGTAGCCAAAGTACGAGGTGATGCGGGTTTGTCCCCGAAGGGGGTAGCCATAGGGCATGGCCGCTTCCCGCTGGAGGGTTTCGGTGAGAGCGGGAGAGACTTCGCTCAGCTTGCTGGTAAAGGCCGCCGTCTGCTGGCTGGCATACTTGAGAACGTCCTCGAGCTCCGCCGGTACCGAGGCGCCGCCGCGCCCTCCGCCTTCGTTGCGGGTGGGCAGGAGCCTGATTTTGGGCATTCCGGCGCGTTCGCGCAGGGTGTTGATCTCGCTTTCCAGTACCTGCAACTGCTTGAGGATGCTCTGGGCATCCTGACTCAGGGCATTGTTGCGGGTGCGCTCGGTGGCAAGCTGATTGTTGAGCTTGCGGGCCTGATCCGACAAACTAACCAGCTGAATCTGCAAACTGCGCATCTCGGCCGTGCGCTGCCATAGCCATAGATTAAGCCCGCTCCAAGCCACCAGCACCAACAGCACCGCCGCGGGAATCCATACCGGCAGGGATAGGGTTTTGGGGGCAGCGCCAGTTCGGGCCAACCACAAGGTGTAACGCACGGGGTGACGGCGAATCGGCATCGGGGTTATAACTAACGCAAAGGCGTAACAAAAGTCAAGGGAGCTTTAATCCGTTACACTAAAGCTCTCATGTGAATCCCTCTGTGAATTTGCCTTGTAATTGCTAGAATTTCATAACTCCCGGCCATGCCAAAATGAGAATTAGCTAGCGATGGGTGGGCGTTACATGAAAAGGGGTATTTTGTAGCGCATATTTCAATTTTGATCCAACCAGGTCAAGGTATTCCCGATAGGCGTTGTGCCCGGAATAATGCCGGATTCGGTTGATTCGTTGCCGTTCGGTAACGAATCAACGGGGCCAAACTCATCCGCGCAGCGGAGGGCGATACCGCCCTGGAGAGCAAGACGTTTTTCGCCGACCGACCGGGAGGGCCGCTCTAGGATTCAACAAGGACAACTTTTGGGGCTTTTGGTTTTGTATAGTTTCTTTTTGAATCCGGTATAAAACGCGGGGGCTTGAAGTTGGAGCGCTGCTGGTCGGTGCGGCAGCGGTTCCGGCTGTGAGGGTCGGCTAGCAAGTAGGTGGGCTTGAGGAAGTAGAGCAGTGCCCCGGCCACCACCCATCTTAACCCTCCAACCAGGGGGGTGTCGTCCATCAATTCCCGCGATGCCCTCCTTAGACCGCACATCAGTTGAGCGTCCGCGGGCCTGCCTCAGGAAGCCTCAGCGCAAAGGCCGGTATCTCGACACGAAACAGCTCGCCTAGGGTGTTCTGGAAGGTGTAGTACCCCTGCATGGAACCCGGTGGGTGGGCAATCGGGCAAAAGCTATTGTATCGGTAGCTTTGCCCCGGCTCGAGGATGGGTTTTTCGCCCACCACCCCCTCGCCCTGCACGTGTCCCACCTCGCCGTTGCCCTCATGGATGAACCATTCACGGCTCAAAAGTTGTACGGTCTCGTGGCCGCGGTTTTCCAGGGTAATGAAGTAGACGAACACATGCTGCCCCGGCCTCGAGTGCTGCTCGGCATACACCACCTCCACGTGAACGTGGATGTTGTCGCGGATGGGTAAGTTTACTTCCTGCACACCACCAGCATAAGCGGCCCGCAATTTATAAGCGATAACCTCTCCTTCAGAGGGTGGATTGTACACCACGATTTATTCTGCTATCTTCAGAAAAGTTGGGCAAATTTATAGTCTTTTTTTGCCGTCGGGAGGTTTGGATGGAGTATTCAGAGCAGGAAAAGTTTGTCCATGCGGGCTTGACCAAAGCCTTGCTGAGCGGCCTCGAGATGGCCTTCGAGGGCGATGAGACGAACCAGAGCTACGGCTGGTACAACGGGCTTTTGTTCAGCCTCGAGCCCCTTAGCGCTGTTCAGGCTGGTCAATCCATTACCGAGGGGGGTAGCACCATTGCAGCCCACGCCGACCATGCCCTGCTGACCCTACGCGTGGTGCTGGCCATGTTCAATAACCAGCGCATCGAGGCCGACTGGCAATCATCGTGGAAGCTGCGGCAGTTAAGCGAGGCCGAGTGGAACCATCTCAAGTCCGAACTGCGACAACAGTACCAGGCGACCCGGGCGCTCATCCAGGAAAAACCCTTCTGGCGCGAGGCAGAGCTCACGCAGATGATCCACCATATTGCCCATACCGCCTACCACGCCTCGGCGATTCGGCAGATTTTGCGGAGTGCCCCTTGATCCGGCTCGAGACCTACCTGGCCACCCATTTGCGCTATACGGTTTGGGCTACCAGACGAACCCTGGCTGCTGTTGGGGGGTTATCTAAAGAGGAATACTTGCACAGCCTGGCGGCAGGGTGTGCGAGTGTGCGCGATATTTTGGAGCAGATGTTCCGCGCCGATTGGGATTGGTACGAACTGCTGGCCGGAGAGCCCTCTGGCCTGAGCGAGCCTCCCGATCCCGAATATTACATCGAGTTTGGTCACTTGGAAACCGACTACCACGTGATTCTGGCCCGCTACGAGCAGCTTGCCAGTTTCCTCCACGACCCCGAACTGGCCACCTACTTTGCCCAGAGCCAGGTCTACGTGCCCTGGTTAGGGGCCCGGTTGCCCAAGTGGCAAGGTGTCTTGGGTGCTGTTAATCAGGCGGCCCATTTCCGGGGGCAGTTGTTTGGTCTGATGCGCCAGCCGGGGCACCAGAGCGCTCAAACTGCGCTTGCCGACTATTTTGCGGAACTCGGATGGCCCCTCTCTAGAGCGGATCGTCCTGAAAAATGACCGTCTTGAGGTAAAGCGACTCCGGCACGTGCAGGCTCCAGGGGTGGTCGGGGGGATTGTAGTGGATGGCATGAACCCGCAGGCGACGGCCTTCATCGGCGGCGGCTCGGCGGGTTACCTCGAGCAGCTCGTCCACCCCCAGATAGTAAGCGCAGCTCGAGAGCCACAGCCACCCCTTAGAATCCAAAATCCGCAGGGCAGGCCGCAATAAATCTACCAGGAGCCGCTTGACCCTGGGCAGTTCATCGGGCTTCTTGACCAGGGTGGGGGGGTCGAGCAGTACGTGTTGGAAGGGTGGAGTTTTGCTTCGGGTCAGGCTTTCCAACACTTCCAGGGCGTCTCCCTGGCGAATATCTACCCGTAGCCCCAGCCTGGAGGCAGTGCGATCCAGCACCCCCAGGGCCTCCAGGTCTTTGTCTATCGCCAGGGCGTAGGCCCCTTTGCGGGCCGCCCGCAGCGCGAAGGCTCCTGCGTAGCTGTACACATCCAGTACGCGCTGGCCCGGCTCTACCATGTGCTCGAGCAACCTGCGGTTCTCGCGCTGGTCCAGGTAATAGCCGGTCTTTTGCGCCAGGGCAATGGGGATCTGGAAGACCAGCCCATCCTCGTCTACTTCCAACACCTGCGGCACTTCTCCGTAAATAACGCCAATCTTCTCAGGCAGCCCCTCCTGCCGACGGCTGTCCATGTCGGAGCGTTCGTAGATGCCCACTGGCTCCACCACCTCAATTAGGGCGGGCAGCCAGGTTTCCCGCAGAACCTCCATGGCTCGGTTACGCACCTGCACTACCAATATTTCCCCAAAACGATCCACCACCAGCCCCGGCAAACCATCGGCCTCGGCGTGTACCAGACGGTGAAAATCGCCCATCCGAGCCCGTTTTTCTTTGGCCTGCGCAAAGCGGTGCAGAAAGAATTTCTTGTCCAGCGGCCCATCCTCAAAGCGGTAGACCCGCAGGGCCACACGGCTCCTGGGGTCGTAGTAGCCCACGCCCAGGAGGTCATTATGAATTGAAAACACCTGTACCACGCCCGGTCTGTCCGGAGCTGACTCCAGTTCATCGGCGAATAGCCCTGGATAGAAATTGCGTACCTTCTTTTCCTTGCCTGCTTTGGCGACGACGCAGTCCACGCCATGAGCATAAAGAAAAATGTCTATCTTGGGGTCGGATCGAGTCTTGTTTGGTAAAAAAATTGTTTGGGCTAAACCAGCGCAGGAATGCCATAATAAGTAAATGGCAGCCTTTTACCACATCGGCTTTGGGCCTGAAGACTTGGGCGACACCCCTCCCACCCTGGCCATCCTGAGCGGCGATCCCAACCGCGCCACCCTGATCGCTCGAGCCAAGCTGAGCCAGGTCAGGATCCTCTCGGAAAACCGGGGACTAAATAGCTACCTGGGGTTCTTGCCCAACGGGCGACCTGTTCTCTCGGCTACCAGCGGCATGGGCGCCCCGAGTCTGAGCATCGTAGTAAACGAGCTCGTGCAGGTCGGTATCCGCACCATCATTCGCGTAGGCACCAGCGGCTCCATTCAAGACGATGTGTTGCCGGGCAGTGTGGTCATATCCAAGGCCGCCCTGTGCCGACAGGGGGCCGCGAACGATATTGCACCGCCCGAGTATCCTGCGAGCGCCGACCCTTTTCTCACGGTGGCGCTGGTAGAGGCTGCCAGGCGGCTAGGCGTTGACCATGCCATGGGGATTACCGCCTCGGTGGATACCTTTTACGAAGGGCAGGAGCGCACCGCTTCGGCCAACCCCCACCTGCTACGGACGCTACAGGGCATTACTGAAGAGTATCGCAACCTGAGGATCCTGAACTACGAGATGGAGGCCGGAACCCTGTTCAAGATGGGGAATGTATATGGGTTCGCCGCGGCTTGCATCTGCGGCATTATTGCCCAGCGCACCCGGGCCGAACAGCCCATCCTGGAGGCCAAGGATCAGGCCGTGCAAAGAGCCATTGATGTGGCCATGATGGTAGCAGAACAGTTTGCCTAAGGCGGTTTCAGGAAATAACCTTGGGATGAGATGAGCACTAATACCAGATTCGGTTAGTTCGGCGCCGGATGGCAGCGAACTAACAGGGCCGAAGTTATCCGCGTAGCGGAGGGCGATACCGCCCCTTGGAAGTTATCCGCGTAGCGGAGGGCGTAAGCCCCCTTGGAAGTTATCCGCGTAGCGGAGGGCGTAAGCCCCCTTGGAAGGGAGACGCTTTCTTCGCCGACCGTTCGGGAGGGGAGTGCTCTAGGATTCAAAAAGATAGCCTCTGGGGGATCTTTGGTTTGGATGATTATCTTTTTGAATCCGGTATACCTACCCATCAATATAAAGCTTTAGTGAGATCCAAAATGCAAATTTTGAACCGGGAGTCTGCTATTTCCGTCCCGGACAAAGTAATTTCTTTTCGCTATGGATGGAGTGCCCTCTGCTAGGGCTCTGAGGATGTCTGGCTTGTGCTGGAAGCCCGCCGCAAGCGATCCATAATGGCCCGGCCCAACCCCTCCTCGGGCACCGGCTCGGCATAGATGGCCTCCAAACCCAGCCGGTCAAGCTGGTGCAGAGCCTCAAATAAATGGGCCGCCGCTTCCAGCATGTTGCCCGTTGGCGACAGTACCTTGACCACCTTGAAACCCTTGGGCACATCCCGGAAGGCCAGATAACCGCTTTGCTTGCGGGCTTCCTGGGGAATGCTTTCTGGAGGGGCTATACGAATGGGCGTGCGTGGTGCATAGTGCTGGGGCAACTGGCCGGGAACCAGGGGTTTTTGAGTTTCGCCTACCTGTAACTCGAGCGAGCCTACCATCTCCTCGAGGGCTTCAACCGTTATCGCACCGTAACGCAGCAGGACGGGCCTTTCCGCTAACAAAACGATGGTGGATTCCACGCCATAGGCTGTCCTTCCGCCGTCTAGAATGAGGTCTACCCGCTTCCCCAACATGCGCTCGACATGCTCGGCCCGGGTCGGGCTCAGGTAGCCAAACGGGTTGGCGCTGGGCGCGGCGATGGGCACCCCGGCACGCCGTATCAGTTCCAGGGCTACCGGATGAGCGGGCATTCGCACCGCCACCGTGGGCAGCCCCGAGGTCACAATGCCCGGAACCCGCTCCGACCTGGGCAGCACCAGCGTGAGGGGGCCCGGCCAGAAGCGCGCCATCAACTTTTCGGCCATTGCCGGAACCTCCCGCACCACCTGCTGTAGCATCGCCCGATCCGAGACATGAACGATGAGCGGATCAAAGCCGGGACGCTCTTTGGCTGCAAAGATTTTGGCCGCAGCTGTCGCATCCAGGGCATTGGCCCCCAGGCCATATACGGTCTCGGTGGGAAAGGCCACCAGGCCGCCACTGCGGATAATCTGAGCGGCTCGCTCGAGGTTTTCGGGGGTGGGGGGCACAACCATACAACCCCGACATGATAGCAGAGCAATCTGGTATTGGCAGTTTCCGGGCGCTTCCATTGTGGGTCGGCTATTGCGCGCGACTCGACGTGCCTGTGGATACTACGTTTTTGTGCATAGCATAGATGAAATCAGAAAGGGTGGTGCGCAGGGGGAAGCCTGGCAGCAGTTGGTAGACTTCCTGCAACGCAACCTCGAGCAGCGGCCACGTTCTGAGGCGGAGCCTCTCCTGACCACCTGCTGACCGCTATGGCAATCCCACACCGGGGAACCTGCTCGAGGTCACCCTGGCCCACCGGAACCATCGCTCTTCTCGTGTACACCAGCACTGAGCTCGACCCCTACCAAGGAGGCCAAACCTATGAGGGGCATCTACCGGGTTGCTCAACCCTATCCAGTGGAACGACTTGGTGACTCCTGCCCGGTAAACGTTCAACGCTCGGCGGTACACTATCCTTTATGAGCTGGTTTCAGCGCCTCAAAGAGGGCCTTAGTAAGACCCGTGACAACCTGATCAAATCTGTTCCCTGGAGCCAAAGCCCCGAGGAGGTGCTGGAGGAACTCGAGTTCGCCCTTATTTCTGCCGATGTGGGCGTCGAGGCCACCCAGGAGGTACTGGAGGAGGTGCGACAGTCGGGTAAAAAAGACCTGCGAGAAGCCCTCAAACAAGCCCTCACGGTGCAGCTCGAGCCCGACCGCTTCCGGGCCAAAATCCGCAAGGCTGGCTTCAACCCAAACGCCAAAAAATCCGTTGTAGAGCCTCAAGGAAAGGTCATCCTGATGGTGGGGGTGAACGGGGTGGGCAAGACCACCACCATTGCCAAGCTGGGCCAGTATTACCAAACCAAGGGCAAGAGTGTGATGTTCTGCGCGGGCGATACCTTCCGCGCGGCAGGTGGGGCCCAGCTGGGCCTGTGGGGCGAGCGGCTGGGCATCCCGGTCATCCAGGGCCCCGAAGGCTCCGACCCCGCCGCCCTGGCCTTCGATGCGGCCTCGGCCCGCAAGGCCCGGGGCCTTGATCTGCTGCTGGTAGACACCGCCGGCCGCCTGCACACCAAGCACAACCTGATGGAGGAGCTGGCCAAGGTTAAGCGCTCCATTGCCAAGGCCGACCCCGGTGAGCCAGGTGAAGTCTGGCTGGTGCTGGATGCCGTCACGGGCCAGAACGGCCTCGAGCAGGCTAAAAAATTCAACGAGACCGCAGGCCTGACCGGGGTTATCGTGACCAAGCTCGACGGCACCGCCAAGGGGGGCGTACTGGTGCCCATCGTGCGCGAGCTGGGCGTGCCCATCAAGTTTATCGGCGTGGGCGAGAAGGCCGACGACCTGCAACCCTTCGACGCCGGGGAGTTTGTCGAGGCCTTGCTGGGTTGAGTACATAAGGTGACACCAATCAACCTCCACGAGCTATATCGCCTCCTGGCCTCCGGTGCGCACGCCGGCGAGGTGGCGGGCATTCCCTACCTGCTTCAACCCAACTTTCCCCTGCTGCTCAGTAACACCGCCTTTGGCTACACTGAGGCCGCAAGAACTGAGCTCGAGGCCCGTTTTCGGGCCATCGGTGCGCCGCCCGCCTTCACCGTGCCGGAGGGTCAGGACGCCTCCGCGCTTTTGGCCCAGGGTTACCGGCCCTCGGCCATTTTCGAATTCTGCCAGTCCGAGTCCAGCCCCCGTGCCTACTGGACGGAACAGGTGCCCTGGTCGGAAGCCTGGAGCATCTCGCGTATCCTCACCGAGGCTTACCGC includes the following:
- the ftsY gene encoding signal recognition particle-docking protein FtsY; the encoded protein is MSWFQRLKEGLSKTRDNLIKSVPWSQSPEEVLEELEFALISADVGVEATQEVLEEVRQSGKKDLREALKQALTVQLEPDRFRAKIRKAGFNPNAKKSVVEPQGKVILMVGVNGVGKTTTIAKLGQYYQTKGKSVMFCAGDTFRAAGGAQLGLWGERLGIPVIQGPEGSDPAALAFDAASARKARGLDLLLVDTAGRLHTKHNLMEELAKVKRSIAKADPGEPGEVWLVLDAVTGQNGLEQAKKFNETAGLTGVIVTKLDGTAKGGVLVPIVRELGVPIKFIGVGEKADDLQPFDAGEFVEALLG
- the apaG gene encoding Co2+/Mg2+ efflux protein ApaG, translating into MQEVNLPIRDNIHVHVEVVYAEQHSRPGQHVFVYFITLENRGHETVQLLSREWFIHEGNGEVGHVQGEGVVGEKPILEPGQSYRYNSFCPIAHPPGSMQGYYTFQNTLGELFRVEIPAFALRLPEAGPRTLN
- a CDS encoding DinB family protein yields the protein MIRLETYLATHLRYTVWATRRTLAAVGGLSKEEYLHSLAAGCASVRDILEQMFRADWDWYELLAGEPSGLSEPPDPEYYIEFGHLETDYHVILARYEQLASFLHDPELATYFAQSQVYVPWLGARLPKWQGVLGAVNQAAHFRGQLFGLMRQPGHQSAQTALADYFAELGWPLSRADRPEK
- a CDS encoding M23 family metallopeptidase, giving the protein MAKEPHPLASSVTLTVPLWGVALLPVLLIAAVLFLWERSSSGREQLARLEAQSRKLTLELEAEKSRNEAYSTEAVQLQQSLQVLEAEINRLRVKAGLPRVRLVPEPVQPNQPPPRPENAPRGAGEPIELGELLLSLRSQVEGFAAELEATALALNNPLPPDPRPGRILRRSPPALARAPQTHTPDPTQFTPSGLPLLAETRLTSTFGYRSNPFGGGAYEFHNGVDLAAPEGTPVYATAAGRVSEMGWNPIFGLMVLIDHGNGLHTLYGHLSSTYVEKGQQVEQSSLIGAVGSTGRSTGPHLHYTVYRYGVAVDPMPYVGIASSR
- the accD gene encoding acetyl-CoA carboxylase, carboxyltransferase subunit beta: MALERLFRRRRAQGEARDIPELWVKCPKCDAQIYKKDLETNLHVCPKCEHHLRLSADKRIEMLADAGSFEQITGLKPTDPLGFVDTEPYPKRLERYQKEAGRPDAIVGGRCTIGGVESVLLVMDYAFAGGSMGSVVGEEITRGIELAAQENRAVVIVSVSGGARMQEAALSLMQMAKTTLALDRLWARKLPYVSILTDPTTGGVTASFAAIADVILAEPGALIGFAGPRVIKQTIRQDLPEGFQRAEFLLKHGMVDQVVDRRRLKETVARVLKLLHPRTVSHAG
- a CDS encoding acetyl-CoA carboxylase carboxyltransferase subunit alpha; the protein is MPLEFEKPIEELEAKIAELEGFAASSGVDLSGELQVLRERLAQLKSDTFENLSRWERVQLARAPGRPTTLDVIEGTMTEFVELYGDRTFGEDAAVVGGLARLEGTSVVVVGHQKGRDTKENIKRNFAMPHPEGYRKAMRLMDLADRFGRPFIAFIDTPGAYPGISAEERGQAWVIAQSIQRMARLRVPAIAVILGEGGSGGALAIGVGNRVLILENAWYSVISPESCAAILWRDAKEAAKAAEALKLTAPDLLSLGIVDRIIPEPGGGAHRNPAATLASIQQALVATLEELSRLGPEELFEDRYRRFRGLGRYQT
- a CDS encoding polymer-forming cytoskeletal protein, translating into MAVLGGGRKTNPAALTYVSEGSEIEGNLKAGGSARIDGKIKGSIVVEGDLEVGSNAHIEGEQVKANNIIVHGQINAQVIASGKLHITKSARVEGDVRAMSLDVEAGAVFVGRSQTGEPRALPQSTKAGNS
- a CDS encoding M23 family metallopeptidase — protein: MPIRRHPVRYTLWLARTGAAPKTLSLPVWIPAAVLLVLVAWSGLNLWLWQRTAEMRSLQIQLVSLSDQARKLNNQLATERTRNNALSQDAQSILKQLQVLESEINTLRERAGMPKIRLLPTRNEGGGRGGASVPAELEDVLKYASQQTAAFTSKLSEVSPALTETLQREAAMPYGYPLRGQTRITSYFGYRRNPFGWGFEFHNGIDFPAAYGTAVRVTGAGEVIEAGWKGPFGLAVVVDHGYGYRTLYGHLSSISVQVGQSLERGDLVGLVGSTGRSTGPHLHYTIFRNGGEVNPTAYLD
- a CDS encoding class I SAM-dependent rRNA methyltransferase, with the protein product MDCVVAKAGKEKKVRNFYPGLFADELESAPDRPGVVQVFSIHNDLLGVGYYDPRSRVALRVYRFEDGPLDKKFFLHRFAQAKEKRARMGDFHRLVHAEADGLPGLVVDRFGEILVVQVRNRAMEVLRETWLPALIEVVEPVGIYERSDMDSRRQEGLPEKIGVIYGEVPQVLEVDEDGLVFQIPIALAQKTGYYLDQRENRRLLEHMVEPGQRVLDVYSYAGAFALRAARKGAYALAIDKDLEALGVLDRTASRLGLRVDIRQGDALEVLESLTRSKTPPFQHVLLDPPTLVKKPDELPRVKRLLVDLLRPALRILDSKGWLWLSSCAYYLGVDELLEVTRRAAADEGRRLRVHAIHYNPPDHPWSLHVPESLYLKTVIFQDDPL
- a CDS encoding nucleoside phosphorylase, yielding MAAFYHIGFGPEDLGDTPPTLAILSGDPNRATLIARAKLSQVRILSENRGLNSYLGFLPNGRPVLSATSGMGAPSLSIVVNELVQVGIRTIIRVGTSGSIQDDVLPGSVVISKAALCRQGAANDIAPPEYPASADPFLTVALVEAARRLGVDHAMGITASVDTFYEGQERTASANPHLLRTLQGITEEYRNLRILNYEMEAGTLFKMGNVYGFAAACICGIIAQRTRAEQPILEAKDQAVQRAIDVAMMVAEQFA
- a CDS encoding L-threonylcarbamoyladenylate synthase; translated protein: MVVPPTPENLERAAQIIRSGGLVAFPTETVYGLGANALDATAAAKIFAAKERPGFDPLIVHVSDRAMLQQVVREVPAMAEKLMARFWPGPLTLVLPRSERVPGIVTSGLPTVAVRMPAHPVALELIRRAGVPIAAPSANPFGYLSPTRAEHVERMLGKRVDLILDGGRTAYGVESTIVLLAERPVLLRYGAITVEALEEMVGSLELQVGETQKPLVPGQLPQHYAPRTPIRIAPPESIPQEARKQSGYLAFRDVPKGFKVVKVLSPTGNMLEAAAHLFEALHQLDRLGLEAIYAEPVPEEGLGRAIMDRLRRASSTSQTSSEP